In the Candidatus Rokuibacteriota bacterium genome, one interval contains:
- the dctP gene encoding TRAP transporter substrate-binding protein DctP — MRRRLLFRTMVAALLLLPWGTGAWAATKWDYYVFVGITHPIGQYAKEFAEEVKKRTQGELEIIVRPAGELPYRSTEVVRTTGQGQVQLADGYMGLIAGDAKVGALPGLPFLVRTADELKKAMGALEPYVVSELEKFGATILYWYTWPPQNVWGRGAPISTIDGFKGRKIRATSPEQTEMLRRFGSVPVLFTTPEVPAAAQRGAMEAILTAGFNLLGAKWYEFSEWGFVPDIHIGGPSYILVNKKALEALKPEVRKTLQVVAGEFHQRMVKEIPAREERDRKTLETAHKIRLIRPAPAEIEKGRKLMEPYWAEWAQAHGPQAVEALRKVREALGR; from the coding sequence ATGAGGCGACGGCTGCTCTTCCGGACGATGGTGGCGGCGCTTCTGCTGCTCCCCTGGGGGACGGGGGCGTGGGCGGCGACGAAATGGGACTACTACGTGTTCGTCGGGATCACGCACCCCATCGGACAGTACGCCAAGGAGTTCGCGGAAGAGGTCAAGAAGCGGACCCAGGGGGAGCTGGAGATCATCGTGCGGCCGGCGGGCGAGCTGCCGTACCGGTCCACCGAGGTGGTCCGGACGACGGGGCAGGGGCAGGTCCAGCTCGCCGACGGCTACATGGGGCTCATCGCCGGGGACGCGAAGGTCGGGGCCCTGCCGGGCCTGCCGTTCCTGGTGAGGACCGCGGACGAGCTCAAGAAGGCCATGGGGGCGCTGGAGCCCTATGTGGTCAGCGAGCTCGAGAAGTTCGGTGCGACGATCCTGTACTGGTACACGTGGCCGCCCCAGAACGTCTGGGGCCGGGGCGCGCCCATCTCGACCATCGACGGCTTCAAGGGCCGGAAGATCCGCGCGACGAGCCCGGAGCAGACCGAGATGCTCCGACGCTTCGGCTCCGTCCCGGTGCTCTTCACCACGCCCGAGGTGCCGGCCGCGGCCCAGCGCGGGGCGATGGAGGCCATCCTCACCGCCGGCTTCAACCTGCTCGGTGCGAAGTGGTACGAATTCAGCGAGTGGGGCTTCGTGCCGGACATCCACATCGGCGGGCCGAGCTACATCCTCGTCAACAAGAAGGCCCTCGAGGCGCTGAAGCCGGAAGTACGGAAGACCCTGCAGGTCGTGGCCGGCGAGTTCCACCAGCGCATGGTCAAGGAGATCCCGGCCCGGGAGGAGCGGGATCGGAAGACGCTCGAGACGGCGCACAAGATCCGGCTCATCCGGCCGGCCCCGGCCGAGATCGAGAAGGGCCGGAAGCTCATGGAGCCGTACTGGGCGGAGTGGGCCCAGGCGCACGGGCCGCAGGCCGTCGAGGCGCTCCGGAAGGTGCGGGAGGCTCTCGGCCGCTAG